In Thermanaerovibrio velox DSM 12556, the genomic stretch GTGCCTGCGGCCCTCCTGGAGCTAAAGGATAAGAACGGGGTCATCAAGGCTCAAGCTCCAATTGCGCTATTTATGCTGCTGGCCAACATAACCCTCATGTACTTCCTGGCCTTTTAGGCAGGACATCTTCTTCTTGGAGGTATCATCGTGAAGACCATATTGATGACCGGCTTTGATCCCTTCGGCGGAGAGGCGGTAAATCCAGCCCTTGAGACAGTAAAAGCCCTGGACGGCAGGGTTTTAGGAGACACCAGGATTTGCGTCTTAGAAGTACCTACGGTACGCGGCAAGTGCGTAAACAGGGTTGTTCAAGCCATAGGGGAGCTGGATCCCTTTGCTGTCATATGCGTTGGCCAGGCCGGTGGAAGGGCTGAGATAACCCCCGAGAGAGTGGCGATCAACGTTGATGACTTCAGGATAAAGGACAACGAGGGCAACCAGCCGGTGGACGAGCCAATTGATCCCAATGGGCCAAGCGCCTACTTTTCAACCCTTCCTATAAAGGCCATGGTAGAGGCCATGAGGTCCAAGGGGATACCCGCTTCT encodes the following:
- the pcp gene encoding pyroglutamyl-peptidase I — translated: MKTILMTGFDPFGGEAVNPALETVKALDGRVLGDTRICVLEVPTVRGKCVNRVVQAIGELDPFAVICVGQAGGRAEITPERVAINVDDFRIKDNEGNQPVDEPIDPNGPSAYFSTLPIKAMVEAMRSKGIPASVSNTAGTFVCNHLFYGLMRYLDVEGKGRIGGFVHIPYLPEQAVRFPGQPSMSLDCTVEGLFAALQAVLDNRTDLRVSGGREC